A single genomic interval of Oxobacter pfennigii harbors:
- a CDS encoding cell wall hydrolase, protein MPYPTRELFARIIKCEAGGEGDNGMKAVAAVLMNRVHVPYGEYQRVNQGDLRKVITQPGQFDCMRSVLGGVPNYQTIWASPPEQIHYDIADWAMAGNRFSGIGEALWYFNPFVPTCPTIFPRNGSGSIINRIGEHCFYIPTARYRET, encoded by the coding sequence ATGCCGTACCCAACGCGGGAATTGTTTGCGAGGATTATAAAATGTGAAGCCGGCGGCGAAGGAGACAATGGAATGAAAGCCGTTGCCGCCGTACTGATGAATAGAGTGCACGTACCTTATGGCGAATATCAGAGAGTCAATCAGGGAGATTTAAGAAAGGTTATTACCCAGCCGGGCCAGTTTGACTGTATGCGTTCTGTTTTAGGCGGAGTGCCTAATTATCAGACCATATGGGCAAGCCCGCCTGAACAGATTCACTATGATATTGCCGACTGGGCCATGGCAGGAAACAGGTTTTCAGGTATAGGCGAAGCATTATGGTATTTCAATCCCTTTGTCCCCACATGCCCTACCATATTTCCCCGTAATGGCTCAGGCTCAATAATCAACCGAATTGGTGAACATTGCTTTTATATACCCACAGCCCGCTACAGGGAAACCTAA
- a CDS encoding glycosyltransferase family 2 protein — MSQKLLSVVVPMYFEEEVVNECYARLKSVLDSINMNYEFVFVDDGSKDKTLELLSAIADNDKTVRVYSFSRNFGHQVAVTAGIDKAKGDAIVVIDADLQDPPELIADMVKLWEEGYEVVYAKRKKRLGESKFKLLTAKLFYRVLAKLSDVEIPLDSGDYRLIDRKVAEVLKSMPERNRFIRGMVAWAGFKQIPIEYERKERFAGVTKYPLKKMLKFALDGIASFSIKPLKISQYLGFFAVIVSIVIFLYAVIYRIVGGKNLVYGWASIMTTLTFLGGIQLISVGILGEYIGRMYDESKNRPLYIIKKEIEHHEE; from the coding sequence ATGTCACAAAAGCTTTTATCAGTCGTAGTCCCCATGTATTTTGAAGAAGAGGTTGTAAACGAATGCTATGCAAGATTAAAAAGTGTTTTGGATTCAATAAATATGAATTATGAATTTGTCTTTGTTGATGACGGAAGCAAGGACAAAACCCTTGAACTTTTGTCTGCTATTGCAGATAATGATAAGACTGTCCGGGTTTATAGCTTTTCAAGGAATTTCGGACACCAGGTGGCTGTAACCGCCGGCATTGACAAAGCCAAGGGGGATGCGATAGTTGTAATAGATGCGGATTTGCAGGACCCTCCCGAATTGATTGCCGACATGGTTAAGCTGTGGGAGGAAGGCTATGAAGTAGTATATGCCAAAAGGAAAAAGAGGCTGGGAGAATCAAAATTCAAGCTATTGACTGCAAAGCTGTTTTACAGGGTTTTAGCCAAATTATCCGATGTTGAAATACCTTTGGACAGCGGAGATTACAGGCTTATAGACAGAAAGGTAGCCGAGGTTTTAAAGAGCATGCCCGAGAGAAACAGATTCATAAGGGGAATGGTTGCCTGGGCAGGCTTTAAGCAGATACCTATTGAATATGAAAGAAAAGAGAGATTTGCCGGAGTTACAAAATACCCTTTAAAAAAGATGCTGAAATTCGCATTGGACGGTATTGCTTCCTTTTCTATAAAGCCGCTGAAAATATCTCAGTATTTGGGTTTCTTTGCTGTAATAGTATCAATAGTTATATTCTTATATGCGGTAATTTACAGGATAGTTGGCGGAAAAAATCTTGTGTACGGATGGGCATCTATAATGACAACACTGACTTTTTTAGGCGGTATTCAGCTCATATCCGTAGGCATATTAGGTGAATATATAGGCAGGATGTATGATGAAAGCAAAAACAGGCCACTTTATATAATTAAGAAGGAAATTGAACATCATGAAGAATAA
- a CDS encoding lysylphosphatidylglycerol synthase transmembrane domain-containing protein → MKNKKIISIALSVFLGGALLYIILKRVGLSNIAFYMSNLNYWWILISLATYTLDMLLRAYKWQYMLKDNGVFIGVADSFKAYNLGNTLNIIVPAKIGDIARSYYLKNKFNHSYSSTLPSVFLDRFFDVLGVYVVLLISGIYVLNKVSMPPWFFNLIFIGVAFLIIAFFVIQYLMKNKFKVSALKNEKIKNLLLQLINALEGSIKDRVKFITLLIYSSLIWICDGLVTYFVLLSLGGAMNPLAAAFATMVATLTKVFPVTPGGIGVFEGTMVIILSLFGLTGELAGMLSALTHIIMNLYTLIIGVYVLVTSGINVSTIQGEKVNK, encoded by the coding sequence ATGAAGAATAAAAAAATAATAAGCATTGCCTTGAGTGTTTTTTTAGGCGGGGCATTGCTGTACATAATTTTAAAAAGAGTAGGCCTGTCTAACATAGCCTTTTATATGAGCAATTTGAATTATTGGTGGATATTAATATCCCTTGCAACATACACTTTGGATATGCTCCTTCGGGCATACAAATGGCAGTATATGTTGAAGGATAATGGTGTATTCATTGGCGTGGCGGATTCATTTAAAGCTTATAATTTAGGCAACACCTTGAATATAATCGTCCCTGCAAAGATCGGGGATATAGCCAGGTCTTATTACTTAAAAAATAAATTCAATCATTCCTACTCAAGCACCCTTCCTTCGGTTTTTTTGGACCGTTTTTTTGATGTTCTGGGCGTTTATGTTGTGCTTTTAATTTCAGGCATATATGTATTGAATAAAGTAAGCATGCCACCATGGTTTTTCAACCTTATATTTATTGGTGTGGCCTTTCTCATAATTGCTTTTTTTGTAATTCAATACCTTATGAAAAATAAATTCAAAGTATCGGCATTAAAAAATGAAAAGATTAAAAATCTCCTGCTGCAGCTTATAAATGCATTGGAAGGCAGCATAAAGGACAGGGTAAAATTCATAACCCTATTAATATATTCATCACTTATATGGATATGCGACGGTTTAGTGACTTATTTTGTACTATTATCTTTAGGAGGAGCTATGAACCCATTGGCTGCGGCCTTTGCCACAATGGTAGCCACCCTTACCAAGGTTTTTCCCGTGACACCGGGAGGCATAGGAGTATTTGAAGGCACCATGGTAATAATATTGTCTCTCTTTGGACTGACAGGAGAGCTTGCAGGAATGCTTTCTGCATTAACACATATAATAATGAACCTGTATACGCTCATTATCGGCGTGTATGTATTGGTTACAAGCGGAATAAATGTTTCAACAATACAGGGTGAGAAGGTGAACAAATGA
- a CDS encoding NAD(P)/FAD-dependent oxidoreductase → MKIGIVGAGMTGLSAALELLNKGHEVEIIESSDKIGGIAGAFKYENTYLEKYYHHFFKSDKHIMKLMKEIDLYDEIQWHISKMGFFSGGRTFDFGTPISLLKFKPLPFMDKMKFGLTILKLMGTKDYRSFEGITAHEWIQKHAGKRVYENVWKPLLVSKFEGQYKDISMSWFWGKIKLRGSSKEKGKEALGYIKGSTKTLLDRLELILNEKGANIVLNCPVKNIDKRESIILSTACGEFSYDAVICTTPLPVFLKLSEGILPKNYREEKSNIEYTSVVCTILTLDKPFTGYYWLNMGDESIPFGGLIEHTNLLDKKLYGNNNILYISDYLFKDNKRYNMNDEELLEEYLPHLKKINPEFNKDMIKNMTVFKDEYAQPLIKLGYSKIKPGFETPVKGLYTASMCNIYPEDRGMNYAIREGINAALWAIKGGEKDGK, encoded by the coding sequence ATGAAGATTGGTATAGTCGGCGCAGGTATGACGGGTCTTTCGGCAGCCTTGGAGCTTTTAAACAAAGGCCACGAAGTTGAGATAATCGAAAGCAGTGATAAAATCGGCGGAATTGCCGGAGCTTTTAAATATGAAAATACATACCTTGAGAAATATTATCATCATTTTTTCAAATCCGATAAACACATAATGAAATTGATGAAAGAAATAGATCTCTATGATGAAATTCAGTGGCATATAAGCAAAATGGGCTTTTTCTCCGGCGGCAGAACCTTTGATTTCGGAACTCCCATATCACTGCTTAAATTCAAGCCACTTCCATTCATGGATAAAATGAAGTTTGGCCTTACAATTTTAAAACTCATGGGAACGAAGGATTATAGGTCATTTGAGGGTATTACAGCCCATGAATGGATACAAAAGCATGCAGGAAAAAGGGTATACGAGAATGTATGGAAGCCTCTTTTAGTATCCAAATTTGAAGGGCAGTACAAAGATATATCCATGTCCTGGTTTTGGGGAAAGATTAAGCTCAGGGGTTCATCAAAGGAAAAGGGAAAGGAAGCCTTAGGCTACATTAAAGGGAGCACTAAAACCCTCTTAGACAGGCTGGAATTGATTCTTAATGAAAAAGGGGCAAACATAGTTCTCAATTGTCCCGTCAAAAACATTGATAAAAGAGAAAGCATCATTTTATCCACAGCCTGTGGAGAATTCTCATATGATGCTGTTATTTGCACCACGCCTTTGCCTGTTTTTTTAAAGCTCAGTGAGGGTATATTGCCAAAAAATTATAGAGAAGAGAAAAGCAATATAGAATATACTTCAGTTGTATGTACAATCCTTACCCTTGATAAACCTTTTACCGGATATTACTGGCTTAACATGGGGGATGAAAGCATACCCTTCGGAGGCCTTATTGAGCACACCAATCTTCTGGATAAAAAGCTCTACGGCAATAATAATATACTTTATATTTCGGATTATTTGTTTAAGGATAACAAAAGATATAATATGAATGATGAGGAATTATTGGAGGAATATCTTCCCCACCTTAAAAAAATTAATCCTGAATTTAATAAGGATATGATAAAAAATATGACGGTCTTTAAGGATGAATATGCCCAGCCCCTTATAAAATTAGGTTATTCAAAGATAAAGCCCGGATTTGAAACGCCGGTTAAGGGCTTGTATACTGCCAGCATGTGCAATATTTATCCTGAGGACAGGGGTATGAACTATGCCATAAGAGAGGGAATAAATGCGGCACTGTGGGCCATAAAAGGAGGGGAAAAGGATGGAAAGTGA
- a CDS encoding DUF2298 domain-containing protein, which yields MESDISIIIRWWFYLTVIGIIFLPLTRTVFSKFFDKGYIFSKAIGILLSSYVLWILSSLRLVPFFRISIFSVLILFALFILVYKKGYRYLISIYNENRKIIIWEEIGFLVFLLIWCYVRGLHPDIYGLEKFMDYGFVNSILKTEFMPPVDMWLSGKSINYYYYGHYICAFLVKLIDVESSTGYNIMLAMIFSFTFMMTFSIASNVLFLLKKENMKRIIAAGIISSMLVTFGGTFHTFIFATALPLAKEANLYKGEVDRYFYADSTRYIGYNPETNDKTIHEFPFYSFVVSDLHGHVSDIPYVLTMLMFILAYIIGSIPINKFKYIAGLMLGLFYMTNAWDLPIYITVTLFAFIYRESMDKGLNKKTILNVLKNVLYIFLLSRLVMIPYTLNFVNMTGGVGLVQARTPLYQLLILWGYQLLLTVFFKIFLLVSNKGKEQHGAGERRNKFKDFFLNTHQSDIFISILLISAFGLVIIPEIVYVRDIYGVEYHRANTMFKLVYQSFIMLGIAGGYIAVRTHSAVKKKSLKIIYTIILAIVLLLPMQFPYYAVKGYYTSVKPSNYKGLYGLDFLRRLHADDYEAVKWLNENVKGQPVILEANGDGYTDYERISMSTGLPTVLGWFGHEWLWRGGPDIPNERSEDISSIYEGDSHSETKKLLQKYQVKYIILGSLERNKFKNIKEDKIMNMGTVAFNSGLTKIIEITP from the coding sequence ATGGAAAGTGATATTTCAATTATCATAAGATGGTGGTTTTACTTAACTGTTATAGGCATAATATTCCTTCCATTAACCCGCACTGTCTTCAGTAAGTTTTTTGATAAAGGCTATATATTTTCAAAGGCTATAGGAATACTTCTTTCTTCCTATGTGTTATGGATTTTATCTTCATTAAGACTCGTACCTTTTTTTAGGATAAGCATATTTTCGGTATTGATACTGTTTGCCCTATTTATACTTGTATATAAAAAGGGTTATCGGTATCTTATAAGTATATATAATGAAAATAGAAAAATTATAATTTGGGAAGAAATCGGATTTTTAGTATTTCTTCTAATCTGGTGCTATGTAAGAGGGCTCCATCCCGATATTTACGGACTTGAAAAATTCATGGATTACGGCTTTGTAAATTCCATACTTAAAACTGAATTCATGCCCCCTGTTGACATGTGGCTGTCGGGCAAATCCATAAATTATTACTATTATGGTCATTACATATGCGCATTTCTCGTTAAATTGATAGATGTTGAATCCTCCACCGGATACAATATAATGCTGGCAATGATATTTTCCTTTACCTTTATGATGACCTTTTCCATAGCTTCAAATGTACTTTTCCTTTTAAAAAAGGAAAATATGAAGAGAATCATAGCCGCGGGAATCATATCCTCCATGCTGGTTACCTTCGGCGGGACCTTCCACACATTTATATTTGCAACGGCATTGCCTTTGGCTAAGGAGGCTAACCTTTATAAGGGAGAGGTTGACAGGTATTTTTATGCCGATTCCACAAGGTACATAGGCTATAATCCGGAAACCAACGATAAAACCATTCATGAGTTTCCTTTTTATTCCTTTGTGGTATCCGACCTTCACGGCCATGTGTCCGATATACCCTATGTCCTAACAATGCTGATGTTTATTTTGGCTTATATAATAGGAAGCATTCCCATTAATAAATTTAAATATATAGCAGGCCTTATGCTGGGGCTTTTTTATATGACCAATGCCTGGGACTTGCCCATATACATTACGGTAACCCTCTTTGCCTTTATATACCGGGAGTCTATGGATAAAGGCTTGAATAAGAAGACCATCTTAAACGTACTGAAAAATGTATTGTATATCTTTCTTTTATCCAGGCTTGTTATGATTCCCTATACCCTGAATTTTGTCAACATGACAGGGGGAGTGGGCCTGGTTCAGGCAAGAACTCCGCTGTATCAATTGCTCATTCTATGGGGGTATCAGCTTTTGCTGACGGTGTTCTTTAAAATATTCCTGCTCGTATCAAATAAAGGAAAAGAGCAGCATGGCGCTGGTGAAAGAAGGAACAAATTTAAGGATTTCTTTTTAAATACCCATCAATCGGATATTTTTATTTCAATACTGTTGATATCTGCCTTCGGCCTTGTAATAATTCCGGAAATAGTGTACGTAAGGGATATATACGGTGTTGAATACCACCGGGCAAATACCATGTTCAAGCTGGTGTACCAATCCTTTATTATGCTGGGAATTGCCGGAGGATATATTGCCGTAAGAACTCATTCGGCTGTAAAGAAAAAGTCATTAAAGATAATATATACAATTATATTAGCCATCGTACTTTTATTGCCCATGCAGTTTCCCTATTATGCAGTCAAGGGTTATTATACATCCGTAAAACCTTCAAATTACAAAGGCTTATATGGGCTTGACTTTCTAAGGCGGCTCCATGCTGACGATTATGAAGCCGTAAAATGGTTAAACGAAAATGTCAAGGGGCAGCCGGTAATATTAGAAGCCAACGGAGACGGATATACAGACTATGAGAGGATATCCATGTCCACAGGGCTGCCTACGGTGCTGGGTTGGTTTGGACATGAATGGCTGTGGAGGGGAGGACCTGATATCCCCAATGAGAGGTCCGAGGATATTTCATCAATCTATGAAGGTGACAGCCACAGTGAAACAAAAAAGCTGCTTCAGAAATACCAAGTGAAGTATATTATTTTGGGAAGCCTGGAGAGAAACAAATTCAAGAATATTAAAGAAGATAAAATTATGAATATGGGAACTGTGGCATTTAACTCAGGGTTAACTAAGATAATAGAAATAACACCTTAG
- a CDS encoding glutamine synthetase III, with translation MKKNCSSDGNITTLFGSNVFNDAVMKERLPKSTYKALKKTIDEGAPLDPSIADIVANAMKDWAIEKGATHFTHWFQPMTGVTAEKHDSFISPTPDGKVIMEFSGKELIKGEPDASSFPSGGLRATFEARGYTAWDCTSPAFLKEDAAGVTLFIPTAFCSYTGEALDQKTPLLRSMEALSKQAIRILRLFGNTTAKTVISTVGPEQEYFLIDKAFYEKRKDLVLTGRTLFGSKPPKGQELEDHYFGSIKERISEYMKELDTELWKLGVTAKTKHNEVAPAQYELAPIFATTNVATDHNQLTMDLMRKIAARHGLTCLLHEKPFAGVNGSGKHNNWSIAADDGDNLLSPGSTPHDNTRFLLFLCAVIKAVDEYAELLRVSAANPGNDHRLGANEAPPAIISMFLGDQLTDIMDQLSNGGATSSKEGGILEIGVSTLPPLPKDSTDRNRTSPFAFTGNKFEFRMVASSASIALPNIVLNTIVAEVLSQIADRLEGAADFNGEIKKILKEVAVNNKRIIFNGNGYSDEWVAEAEKRGLPNIKSTVAAISALISEKAKIFEKHGVLSHKELESRYEIALEGYIKQINIEALTMLDMAKRQILPASIDYSTVLASNINTIKKALPAADVSAQEGLLKELTDTIGSFNKYIAVLEKTVEEAQELEGDTLKAAKFYRDGVFKDMGVLRTYGDKLETIVDSKLWPLPTYSDMLFLF, from the coding sequence ATGAAGAAAAACTGTAGCTCAGATGGGAATATAACCACTCTATTTGGTTCAAATGTATTCAATGATGCAGTTATGAAGGAAAGGCTTCCTAAAAGCACATATAAAGCTTTAAAGAAGACTATTGATGAGGGTGCGCCATTAGACCCATCCATAGCTGACATTGTAGCTAATGCCATGAAAGATTGGGCAATTGAAAAAGGAGCTACACATTTTACTCATTGGTTCCAGCCAATGACAGGTGTAACTGCTGAAAAGCATGATTCCTTTATTTCGCCGACTCCTGACGGAAAAGTAATTATGGAGTTCTCAGGCAAGGAATTGATAAAAGGCGAGCCTGATGCATCATCCTTCCCTTCAGGCGGATTAAGAGCAACATTTGAAGCAAGAGGATATACGGCATGGGATTGTACCTCACCGGCATTCTTGAAAGAAGATGCAGCAGGTGTGACACTGTTCATCCCAACAGCTTTCTGCTCATATACCGGAGAAGCATTGGACCAGAAGACTCCTTTACTGCGGTCAATGGAAGCGTTGTCAAAGCAGGCCATAAGGATTTTAAGGCTTTTCGGAAACACTACTGCAAAGACTGTAATAAGCACTGTAGGTCCTGAACAGGAATACTTCCTCATAGATAAAGCTTTCTATGAAAAGAGAAAAGACCTTGTATTGACGGGAAGAACATTGTTTGGTTCAAAACCTCCTAAGGGTCAGGAACTTGAAGATCATTATTTCGGAAGCATAAAAGAAAGAATTTCAGAATATATGAAAGAGCTTGATACTGAGCTGTGGAAATTAGGCGTTACTGCTAAAACAAAACACAACGAAGTCGCTCCCGCACAGTATGAACTTGCTCCCATATTTGCAACTACAAACGTTGCAACAGACCACAACCAGCTGACAATGGATTTAATGAGGAAGATAGCTGCAAGGCACGGGCTTACTTGCCTTCTTCATGAAAAACCATTTGCCGGCGTTAACGGTTCAGGCAAACACAACAACTGGTCAATAGCTGCGGATGACGGAGACAACTTGTTATCCCCGGGTTCAACACCTCACGATAATACAAGGTTCCTTTTATTCCTCTGTGCCGTTATTAAAGCAGTTGATGAATATGCAGAATTGTTAAGGGTATCTGCGGCCAATCCTGGAAATGACCACCGTCTAGGCGCTAACGAAGCACCGCCGGCTATCATATCCATGTTCCTTGGCGACCAGCTCACTGATATAATGGATCAGCTTTCAAACGGCGGAGCCACAAGCTCAAAGGAAGGCGGAATCCTTGAAATAGGAGTATCAACTTTGCCTCCTCTTCCAAAGGATTCAACTGACAGAAACAGAACGTCACCATTTGCATTCACCGGCAACAAGTTTGAGTTCAGAATGGTTGCTTCATCTGCATCCATAGCTTTACCAAACATAGTGCTGAATACAATTGTCGCTGAAGTATTGAGCCAGATTGCTGACAGATTGGAAGGAGCAGCGGATTTCAACGGTGAAATCAAGAAGATATTGAAAGAAGTTGCAGTTAACAATAAGAGAATAATATTCAACGGCAACGGTTATTCCGATGAATGGGTAGCTGAAGCTGAAAAAAGAGGACTTCCAAATATCAAGTCAACTGTTGCTGCTATATCTGCTTTAATCAGTGAAAAGGCCAAGATATTTGAAAAACACGGCGTATTAAGCCATAAAGAGCTTGAATCCAGATATGAAATAGCCCTCGAAGGATATATCAAACAAATAAACATCGAAGCTTTAACAATGCTGGATATGGCAAAACGCCAGATTCTTCCTGCATCCATTGATTACAGCACTGTTCTTGCATCAAACATCAACACAATCAAGAAGGCACTGCCGGCTGCTGATGTAAGTGCACAGGAAGGCTTGTTGAAAGAGCTTACAGATACAATTGGTTCCTTCAATAAATATATTGCAGTTCTTGAGAAAACTGTTGAAGAAGCACAGGAATTGGAAGGCGACACATTAAAAGCTGCCAAGTTCTACAGAGATGGCGTATTCAAGGATATGGGTGTCTTAAGGACTTACGGTGACAAGCTTGAAACAATTGTTGATTCAAAATTGTGGCCGCTTCCGACTTACTCAGATATGTTATTCTTATTTTAA
- a CDS encoding HAD-IC family P-type ATPase translates to MGNAAKRGILIKGGNHLEKIGQTVLFVARGKKLIGLIGIKDRVRKGSYGAIRNLRHKGIDDIALITGDCTEVGELVKNELGLDSLYANILPKGKVRIVENYQEQGKMVTMVGEGINDSPALATADIGIAMGTGG, encoded by the coding sequence ATGGGAAATGCGGCTAAAAGGGGTATACTGATAAAGGGCGGAAACCACTTAGAAAAAATAGGCCAGACTGTGCTCTTCGTGGCACGGGGCAAGAAGCTTATAGGCTTGATAGGTATAAAGGACAGGGTAAGAAAGGGAAGCTATGGGGCAATAAGAAACTTAAGGCACAAAGGTATAGATGATATCGCTCTTATTACCGGAGATTGCACCGAGGTAGGGGAACTGGTTAAAAATGAGCTGGGCCTTGACAGCCTCTATGCCAATATTCTGCCAAAAGGAAAAGTAAGAATAGTTGAAAACTATCAGGAGCAGGGAAAGATGGTCACCATGGTAGGAGAAGGAATAAATGATTCCCCGGCTCTTGCCACAGCCGATATAGGTATTGCCATGGGTACCGGCGGCTGA
- a CDS encoding cation-translocating P-type ATPase: protein MPWVPAADAAIESADIVLAGDDPEKIVALIELSNYTMEIVKQNFIFAVGINALGLILGAGKIISPLSAAILHNLSTFGVVVNSSRLLNYSTGKKRGRKANVKDKRTGR, encoded by the coding sequence TTGCCATGGGTACCGGCGGCTGATGCTGCGATAGAATCCGCCGATATAGTCTTAGCCGGCGATGACCCAGAGAAGATTGTCGCCTTGATTGAACTTAGCAATTACACCATGGAAATAGTAAAACAGAATTTTATTTTTGCAGTGGGTATTAATGCTTTGGGATTGATTTTAGGCGCAGGGAAGATCATTTCTCCTTTGTCTGCAGCAATTTTGCATAATCTCAGTACCTTTGGCGTAGTTGTCAACTCTTCAAGGCTGCTGAATTACTCAACAGGCAAAAAGAGAGGGAGAAAGGCAAATGTCAAAGATAAGCGAACTGGAAGATAA
- a CDS encoding flavodoxin family protein: MLNTSYKKDMKKIIALNGSPHQHGCTAALMNEVINSLVKQGADVKTYHISKMDIKYCQGCGGCTKHGKCVLQDDMQVLYDEIASADILILATPVYFWQMTAQLKTVIDRCQPFGRPNSTIKLEHGKKALIIATQGRPDETAFIPYFEHAAKSLSLLGFDFVELLIAGGTHEPEDVLNQNKVLHRAKKLSVWVTE; the protein is encoded by the coding sequence ATGTTAAATACATCATACAAGAAAGATATGAAAAAAATTATTGCTCTCAACGGAAGTCCTCATCAACATGGCTGCACCGCTGCATTAATGAATGAAGTTATCAATTCTTTAGTAAAACAGGGTGCAGATGTCAAGACCTATCATATAAGTAAAATGGACATCAAATATTGCCAGGGCTGCGGCGGGTGCACGAAACATGGCAAGTGCGTACTACAGGATGATATGCAGGTTTTATATGATGAAATTGCATCAGCTGATATTCTCATACTTGCAACACCTGTTTATTTTTGGCAGATGACTGCGCAGCTAAAGACAGTGATCGACCGCTGCCAGCCCTTCGGGAGACCCAACAGCACGATAAAACTTGAACACGGTAAAAAAGCATTGATTATCGCTACACAAGGAAGACCGGATGAGACTGCTTTTATCCCTTATTTTGAACATGCAGCAAAAAGTTTATCTTTACTGGGTTTTGATTTTGTTGAACTGCTTATTGCAGGCGGTACACATGAGCCAGAAGATGTGCTTAATCAAAATAAAGTACTTCATCGGGCAAAAAAACTGAGTGTTTGGGTAACCGAATAA
- a CDS encoding NAD(P)/FAD-dependent oxidoreductase, whose protein sequence is MSALQNNNILIIGGGASGMIAAIAAKRAGAFVTILERNQRVGRKILATGNGRCNLTNTYIDVDRYHGKHPEFVYGPLNSFDYDATIDFFEKLGIAHIVEDEGKVFPMSLQASSVLDVLRYELEDLGVNVVCEAEAADIKKKDVFTVTLKDGRVFKGDKVIIAAGGKASPDLGSNGSGYILAEKLGHKIVNPFPALVQLKLSSKYLKQLSGIKFEGAAEILVKDKVIRREEGEILFTEYGISGPPVLQLSRVAAENLLKNDKVYIKVAIIKDMTKEALDGILLKRFQDGSNKPLSFNFVGFLNKKLVPVILKEAGIDDINKPAGSVSSQERKKLASILTDWRFEVTGTNPWHSAQVTAGGVDVCGIDNKTMESKIVPGLYFAGEVVDIDGDCGGYNLQWAWSSGYVAGMNAANVKF, encoded by the coding sequence ATGTCAGCACTTCAAAACAATAACATTTTAATAATAGGCGGCGGAGCCTCGGGGATGATAGCGGCCATTGCGGCAAAAAGGGCAGGGGCTTTTGTCACCATTTTAGAGAGAAACCAGCGGGTTGGACGTAAGATACTGGCAACGGGCAACGGCAGGTGCAATCTTACCAATACATATATAGATGTTGATAGATATCACGGAAAGCATCCTGAATTTGTATACGGACCGCTAAATTCCTTTGATTATGACGCCACCATAGATTTCTTTGAAAAACTGGGTATAGCTCACATAGTAGAAGATGAGGGAAAGGTGTTCCCCATGTCCCTGCAGGCTTCCAGCGTTTTGGACGTATTGAGATATGAGCTGGAGGATTTGGGCGTAAATGTGGTATGCGAAGCTGAAGCTGCTGACATAAAAAAGAAGGATGTCTTTACCGTGACATTAAAGGACGGCAGAGTTTTTAAAGGAGATAAGGTTATAATTGCGGCAGGAGGCAAGGCCAGCCCGGATTTGGGATCTAACGGCAGCGGGTACATACTGGCGGAGAAGTTAGGCCACAAAATAGTAAATCCTTTTCCGGCACTGGTGCAATTGAAGCTCTCATCAAAATATTTAAAGCAGCTTAGCGGTATAAAATTTGAGGGAGCTGCAGAAATTCTGGTTAAGGATAAAGTAATAAGAAGAGAAGAAGGAGAGATACTTTTTACCGAATACGGCATATCCGGGCCTCCTGTTTTACAGCTTAGCAGAGTTGCGGCAGAAAATCTTTTAAAAAATGATAAAGTATATATAAAAGTCGCAATAATAAAGGATATGACAAAGGAAGCTTTAGATGGAATCCTTTTAAAAAGATTTCAGGATGGCAGCAACAAACCACTATCTTTTAACTTTGTAGGATTTTTAAATAAAAAATTAGTGCCTGTAATATTAAAAGAAGCCGGCATTGATGATATAAACAAACCGGCAGGCAGCGTGAGCTCCCAGGAAAGAAAAAAGCTTGCTTCAATTCTCACCGACTGGAGATTTGAAGTGACAGGCACAAATCCCTGGCATTCCGCCCAGGTAACTGCAGGCGGCGTAGATGTCTGTGGTATTGATAATAAGACTATGGAATCTAAAATAGTTCCCGGCCTTTATTTTGCAGGGGAGGTTGTGGATATTGATGGTGACTGCGGAGGCTATAACCTTCAGTGGGCGTGGTCCTCAGGATATGTGGCAGGGATGAATGCAGCCAATGTTAAATTTTGA